Proteins found in one Pseudomonas sp. P8_241 genomic segment:
- a CDS encoding SDR family oxidoreductase, whose amino-acid sequence MNNKKVVLVVGAGDATGGAIAKRFAAEGFVACVTRRSADKLQPLVDAIKAQGGEACGFACDARKEEDVVALVEQIESQIGPIEAFVFNIGANVPCSILEETARKYFKIWEMACFSGFLNAREVAKRMAKRQRGTILFTGATAGMRGAAGFAAFAGAKHGIRALAQSMARELGPMNIHVAHVVVDGAIDTDFIRESFPEKYATKDQDGILNPEHIAENYWYLHTQPRDAWTFELDLRPWSERW is encoded by the coding sequence ATGAATAACAAGAAGGTCGTACTGGTTGTAGGGGCAGGTGATGCAACAGGCGGCGCAATTGCCAAACGCTTTGCCGCAGAAGGTTTTGTCGCTTGCGTCACTCGTCGCAGCGCGGACAAACTCCAACCACTGGTCGACGCCATCAAGGCCCAAGGCGGTGAAGCATGCGGGTTTGCCTGCGATGCGCGCAAAGAAGAAGACGTGGTCGCCCTGGTGGAACAGATTGAAAGCCAGATTGGCCCCATCGAAGCGTTCGTGTTCAACATCGGCGCCAACGTGCCGTGCAGCATTCTCGAAGAAACGGCCCGCAAGTATTTCAAGATTTGGGAAATGGCCTGCTTCTCGGGTTTTCTCAACGCCCGAGAAGTGGCCAAACGCATGGCCAAGCGTCAACGTGGAACGATTCTCTTCACTGGAGCGACCGCGGGGATGCGTGGCGCTGCCGGATTCGCCGCCTTTGCGGGCGCCAAGCATGGGATCCGCGCGTTGGCCCAGAGCATGGCTCGTGAGCTGGGGCCAATGAACATTCACGTCGCCCACGTGGTCGTCGATGGCGCCATCGATACCGACTTCATCCGCGAGAGTTTTCCCGAGAAGTATGCGACCAAGGACCAGGACGGCATTCTCAATCCCGAACACATCGCAGAGAACTATTGGTATTTGCACACCCAGCCCCGCGACGCCTGGACCTTTGAGCTCGACCTGCGTCCCTGGAGCGAACGCTGGTAA
- the rhtA gene encoding threonine/homoserine exporter RhtA: MNDQPRSLASTLFSVGLLLIAMASIQSGASLAKSMFPIIGPQGTTTLRLIFASVIMMLILRPWRAKLTAKSLRTVIVYGMALGGMNFLFYMSLQTVPLGIAVALEFTGPLAVAIYASRRAIDFLWVALAAAGLLLLIPSGQAAAAIDLTGVGYALGAGVCWALYILFGQKAGADNGVQTAALGVMIAALFVAPIGIVHAGSALLTPALIPVALGVAILSTALPYTLEMVALTRMPARTFGTLMSIEPAVGALSGLLFLNEFLSLSQWMAIMCIILASVGATLTMGSAAKPAIAAD, from the coding sequence ATGAACGACCAGCCGCGCAGCCTTGCCTCTACCCTGTTCTCGGTCGGGCTGCTACTTATAGCCATGGCTTCGATCCAGTCCGGAGCTTCACTGGCCAAAAGCATGTTTCCGATTATTGGCCCTCAAGGGACCACAACTCTGCGGCTGATTTTCGCTAGCGTGATCATGATGCTCATACTGCGGCCATGGCGCGCAAAACTCACCGCAAAGTCCTTACGCACAGTCATCGTCTACGGGATGGCGTTGGGCGGCATGAACTTTCTCTTCTATATGTCATTGCAAACCGTTCCCCTGGGGATCGCGGTTGCCTTGGAGTTCACTGGCCCACTGGCAGTGGCGATTTACGCCTCGCGTCGCGCGATCGACTTTTTGTGGGTTGCACTCGCAGCCGCAGGTTTGCTGTTGTTGATACCTTCAGGCCAGGCAGCTGCCGCTATAGATCTGACAGGCGTCGGTTATGCCTTGGGGGCCGGGGTATGTTGGGCGCTGTATATCCTGTTCGGTCAGAAGGCCGGCGCCGACAACGGAGTTCAGACGGCTGCACTGGGGGTGATGATTGCCGCGTTGTTCGTCGCCCCTATCGGTATTGTCCATGCAGGCTCAGCTCTATTGACGCCAGCCTTGATCCCGGTGGCCCTCGGTGTCGCCATCTTGTCCACCGCATTGCCCTATACCCTGGAAATGGTTGCACTGACCCGCATGCCGGCTCGAACCTTCGGCACACTGATGAGCATTGAACCTGCCGTCGGAGCGCTCTCAGGACTGCTGTTTCTTAATGAGTTCCTTTCACTGTCGCAGTGGATGGCTATCATGTGCATCATTCTGGCCTCCGTGGGTGCGACACTGACCATGGGCAGTGCGGCCAAACCTGCGATAGCGGCAGATTGA
- a CDS encoding S8 family serine peptidase translates to MKPELRIGVVDSGHSAAQRVQVIAGRRFSLLKDALAESDLRDDPLGHGSAVIEAISRRAPSALFCVAQVFDQRGVTSALQIATAIDWLVAQDVRLINLSLGLRQDRSLLRAACAAAVAKGVLLCASSPAQGEGVFPANYAQVLRVTGDARCAEQQWSWLNSAQADFAACVHGTYPGQSGASLGCAALSGHIAGFLAAQPDASNAQVIDWLQQNAAYRGPERRLGS, encoded by the coding sequence ATGAAGCCTGAACTGCGTATTGGTGTGGTGGACAGCGGCCATTCGGCTGCACAGCGGGTGCAAGTGATCGCCGGACGACGGTTTTCACTTTTGAAGGACGCTCTGGCCGAAAGCGACTTGCGGGATGACCCGCTCGGGCACGGCAGCGCTGTGATCGAGGCCATCAGCCGGCGCGCACCCTCAGCGTTGTTTTGCGTGGCTCAAGTGTTCGATCAGCGCGGGGTCACCAGCGCGTTGCAGATCGCTACCGCGATCGACTGGCTGGTGGCGCAGGATGTGCGGCTGATCAATTTGAGCCTGGGGTTGCGCCAGGATCGCAGCCTGTTGCGCGCAGCCTGCGCGGCGGCCGTGGCGAAAGGCGTGCTGTTGTGTGCGTCGAGCCCTGCTCAGGGTGAAGGCGTGTTCCCCGCGAATTATGCGCAGGTGCTGCGGGTGACCGGCGACGCCCGTTGTGCCGAGCAGCAATGGTCATGGCTCAACAGTGCCCAGGCGGATTTCGCCGCGTGTGTGCACGGCACATATCCAGGGCAATCCGGTGCGAGCCTCGGTTGCGCAGCGTTGAGTGGACACATTGCGGGTTTCCTCGCTGCGCAACCTGACGCCAGCAACGCACAAGTCATCGACTGGTTGCAGCAGAACGCCGCCTATCGTGGCCCTGAACGGCGACTCGGGTCATGA
- a CDS encoding NAD(P)/FAD-dependent oxidoreductase, translating to MTAIVILGAGPAGAAVALGLRRLGYSVTLVSEWRRFAALEGVSIRVLEALRGAGFHHALTNAALPSQRQVSWNGRQHAQNIEYLLDRPSFDRGLREDLRLAGVELIEGRVLSVQSCEPGHRIEIDAREPLLTKFLVEARGRQAPALGKGLRGPETVSLLNRWQGSPGTTASAVESLADGWAWMARRADGQCYWQWTVDVASVGLPAKAQLLDFCQQRRQASSVARAFFGSDPQVQLQLHARSSTAILSPQVCGDNWIRIGDAAMAVDPLSGNGIFQSLSSALQAPAVINTLLRKPERATLAQRFHQQRVEQLFLRFARIGRDFYADEQRWLDQPFWQARRQWPDAEIAHAEADFNALRIERAPVLRDGFVDEAEVVITADQPLGIWHVLSVELAPLVRGMKQGVPAEQVLAGLTLEQGRMVRSWLLAQGFKP from the coding sequence ATGACCGCGATCGTCATTCTCGGCGCAGGACCCGCGGGTGCAGCGGTTGCGCTGGGGCTTCGGCGGCTTGGTTACAGCGTGACTTTGGTCAGTGAATGGCGCCGGTTTGCCGCGCTCGAAGGCGTATCTATCCGGGTGCTGGAGGCATTGCGTGGTGCGGGTTTTCATCATGCGCTGACGAACGCAGCTTTGCCGTCTCAGCGGCAGGTTTCGTGGAACGGCCGGCAACACGCACAGAATATCGAATACTTGCTGGATCGCCCCAGCTTTGACCGAGGACTGCGTGAGGATCTGCGCTTGGCCGGTGTCGAGCTCATCGAAGGCCGTGTGTTGTCGGTTCAATCTTGCGAACCTGGCCATCGAATCGAGATCGACGCTCGCGAGCCGCTGCTCACGAAGTTTCTGGTCGAAGCCCGTGGACGTCAGGCGCCCGCACTCGGCAAAGGCCTTCGAGGCCCGGAGACCGTCAGCCTGCTTAATCGCTGGCAAGGCTCGCCGGGCACCACGGCCAGCGCCGTTGAAAGCCTTGCAGACGGTTGGGCGTGGATGGCGCGGCGGGCCGACGGCCAGTGTTACTGGCAATGGACGGTGGACGTGGCCAGTGTGGGGTTGCCCGCCAAGGCGCAATTACTGGATTTTTGTCAGCAACGGCGTCAGGCGTCGTCCGTGGCGAGAGCGTTTTTTGGCAGCGACCCCCAGGTCCAATTGCAGCTGCATGCCCGCAGCAGTACGGCGATTCTGAGCCCTCAGGTGTGCGGCGATAACTGGATTCGTATTGGGGACGCAGCGATGGCTGTGGACCCGCTATCGGGCAACGGCATTTTTCAATCCCTGTCCTCGGCGTTGCAGGCGCCGGCGGTGATCAACACGCTGTTGCGCAAACCCGAGCGAGCGACGTTGGCCCAACGCTTTCATCAACAAAGGGTGGAACAGCTGTTTTTGCGATTCGCGCGCATCGGCCGTGATTTTTATGCGGATGAGCAACGATGGTTGGATCAACCCTTCTGGCAGGCACGACGGCAATGGCCGGATGCCGAGATCGCCCATGCCGAGGCAGATTTCAATGCGTTGAGGATCGAGCGGGCGCCGGTGTTGCGCGATGGTTTTGTCGATGAGGCCGAGGTGGTGATTACGGCGGATCAACCGTTGGGGATCTGGCATGTGCTGAGTGTTGAGTTGGCGCCGCTGGTTCGGGGGATGAAGCAAGGAGTGCCTGCGGAGCAGGTCCTGGCGGGCTTGACGCTGGAGCAGGGGAGGATGGTCAGGAGTTGGTTATTGGCGCAGGGGTTCAAACCCTGA
- a CDS encoding 2-hydroxychromene-2-carboxylate isomerase encodes MSKTVEFYFDLGSPATYLAYTQLPKICAKTDAQLIYVPILLGGVFKATGNASPATVPAKGRYMFQDLDRYAKRYGVPLKFNPQFPINTLMLMRAVTGIQSRQPERFCAFIECLFKALWVDGRSLDESATVAAVLIENGFNPHEVLALTADEEVKATLKDNTEKAVRRGVFGAPSMFVGDQLYFGQDRLDFVLEALS; translated from the coding sequence ATGAGCAAAACCGTGGAGTTCTACTTCGACCTCGGCAGCCCTGCCACTTACCTGGCCTACACCCAGTTACCGAAGATCTGCGCGAAGACCGACGCGCAGTTGATCTACGTTCCAATCTTGCTGGGCGGTGTATTCAAAGCCACCGGCAACGCCTCACCAGCGACGGTTCCGGCCAAGGGCCGCTACATGTTTCAGGACCTGGACCGCTACGCCAAACGCTACGGCGTGCCATTGAAGTTCAATCCGCAATTTCCGATCAATACGCTGATGCTGATGCGTGCCGTGACGGGCATCCAGTCGCGCCAGCCCGAGCGTTTTTGCGCATTTATCGAATGCCTGTTCAAGGCTCTGTGGGTAGACGGTCGTAGTCTCGATGAGTCGGCCACTGTTGCAGCAGTGCTGATCGAAAACGGTTTTAATCCCCACGAAGTGCTGGCGCTGACGGCAGACGAAGAGGTCAAAGCCACGCTTAAGGACAACACAGAGAAAGCGGTGCGACGGGGAGTGTTTGGGGCGCCGAGCATGTTTGTCGGCGACCAGTTGTACTTCGGCCAGGATCGATTGGACTTTGTCCTTGAAGCCTTGAGCTGA
- a CDS encoding TetR/AcrR family transcriptional regulator, with protein sequence MRYSSGHKLETKEKLLQSSAVSAKKSGFSTVGVDGLMKAIGLSGGAFYSHFSSKDELFATIVERELRQSLERLGAEQDREKLERCLKLYLSMSHVEHPETGCALPALGAEIARSDMKIRLQAEHWICRLQESWADILHSDSLAWAILSQCIGALVVARMLATPDTQRRVLKSSYDEIGRQIAGPVA encoded by the coding sequence ATGCGTTATTCGAGCGGTCACAAGTTGGAAACCAAGGAGAAGCTGCTGCAAAGCAGTGCGGTTTCGGCCAAGAAGTCCGGTTTCTCGACGGTAGGTGTCGATGGTTTGATGAAAGCAATCGGTTTGAGTGGCGGTGCTTTCTATAGCCACTTCTCATCGAAGGATGAATTGTTCGCGACCATTGTCGAACGTGAGCTTCGCCAAAGCCTGGAGCGTTTGGGGGCGGAGCAGGATCGAGAAAAGCTTGAGCGCTGTCTCAAGCTTTATCTCAGCATGTCCCATGTCGAACATCCGGAAACCGGTTGCGCGCTGCCTGCATTGGGAGCTGAGATCGCCCGGTCAGACATGAAGATCCGCCTACAGGCAGAACACTGGATCTGTCGGCTTCAGGAAAGTTGGGCAGATATTTTGCACAGCGACAGCTTGGCGTGGGCGATCCTGTCGCAATGCATTGGGGCACTGGTTGTAGCGCGGATGCTGGCGACTCCGGATACTCAGCGCAGGGTGCTGAAATCCAGCTACGATGAGATCGGTCGCCAGATCGCAGGTCCGGTAGCCTGA
- the mrdA gene encoding penicillin-binding protein 2 yields the protein MPEPIPIKDHEKESRLVNKRLMACALFVVAITCALVVRLYVLQVVEFDYHSTISENNRVHVLPITPTRGMIYDRNGVVLADNRPSFNLTITRERATDVKAELDEVVSLLHLPPEDRTLFDKAMKQARHPFVPVTLFYELSEEQIAELAVNEFRLPGLDVEPQFVRHYPLGEHFAHSVGYVGRINEKESKVLDTVEYRGTQSIGKTGIEKFYESQLHGHVGYEEVETNAQGRVLRVLKHTDPVPGENIVLSLDIKLQEAAERALDGRRGSVVALDPSTGEVLAMVSNPSFDPNLFVTGISSREYSTLRDSIDRPLFNRVLRGLYAPGSTIKPEVAIAGLDAGIVTPQTRVFDPGYYQLPDFDHKYRNWNHSGDGWVDMDAAIMRSNDTYFYDLAHKLGIDRLHDYMAMFGLGEKVSLDMYEESPGLMPSQAWKRATRRQPWFPGETVILGIGQGYMQVTPLQLAQATALIANKGVWNRPHLAVTVDGVAPVDEHPIPNILLKDPRDWEQVNHGMQMVMHDARGIARAAAAGAQYRIAGKSGTAQVVAIKQGERYNRAKTLERNRDNALFVGFAPAEHPKIVISVMIENGEAGGRVAGPVVRQIMDAWLLDQDGHLKPQYAAPGKASGDPHA from the coding sequence GTGCCTGAGCCGATCCCGATCAAAGACCACGAAAAAGAGTCACGCCTGGTCAACAAAAGACTGATGGCCTGCGCTCTGTTCGTCGTCGCTATTACCTGTGCGCTGGTGGTGCGCCTTTACGTCCTGCAAGTGGTTGAATTCGACTATCACTCCACGATTTCCGAAAACAACCGCGTCCACGTCCTGCCAATTACACCAACCCGTGGAATGATCTATGACCGCAATGGGGTCGTCCTCGCAGATAACCGACCCAGTTTCAACTTGACCATCACTCGCGAACGCGCCACCGATGTGAAAGCTGAGCTTGATGAGGTGGTCAGCCTCCTGCATTTGCCTCCGGAAGATCGCACGCTGTTCGACAAAGCCATGAAGCAGGCACGGCATCCATTTGTGCCCGTTACCCTGTTCTATGAGCTAAGCGAAGAACAGATCGCCGAACTGGCAGTAAACGAGTTCCGGTTGCCTGGACTCGATGTCGAGCCGCAGTTCGTTCGCCATTATCCGCTGGGAGAGCACTTCGCTCATTCGGTTGGCTACGTCGGGCGCATTAACGAGAAAGAATCCAAAGTACTGGATACGGTCGAATACCGGGGGACGCAATCCATCGGCAAGACCGGTATCGAAAAATTCTACGAGTCACAACTCCACGGTCATGTCGGTTACGAGGAAGTTGAAACCAATGCTCAGGGCCGCGTGTTGCGCGTGCTCAAGCACACGGACCCGGTTCCCGGCGAAAACATTGTCCTGAGTCTTGATATCAAGCTTCAGGAAGCCGCCGAACGAGCTCTGGATGGTCGTCGTGGCTCAGTCGTCGCACTCGATCCATCGACCGGTGAAGTGCTGGCTATGGTTAGCAACCCGAGTTTCGACCCCAACCTGTTCGTCACAGGCATCAGCTCAAGGGAATATTCGACGTTACGCGACTCTATCGACCGGCCGCTTTTCAATCGTGTGCTGCGTGGCCTGTATGCGCCGGGTTCAACCATCAAACCGGAAGTTGCAATCGCCGGGCTCGACGCCGGGATCGTCACGCCGCAAACCCGTGTGTTCGACCCAGGCTACTACCAGCTCCCTGATTTCGATCACAAGTACCGAAACTGGAACCACAGCGGCGACGGTTGGGTAGATATGGACGCAGCAATCATGCGTTCCAACGACACCTACTTCTACGATTTGGCGCACAAGCTCGGCATCGATCGCTTGCACGACTACATGGCCATGTTCGGTCTGGGCGAGAAAGTCTCCCTGGATATGTACGAAGAATCTCCCGGGCTGATGCCATCCCAAGCCTGGAAGCGCGCTACGCGTCGTCAGCCATGGTTCCCCGGCGAAACGGTGATCCTCGGTATTGGCCAAGGCTATATGCAGGTTACGCCGTTGCAACTCGCCCAAGCCACGGCGCTGATTGCCAACAAAGGCGTATGGAACCGACCGCACCTGGCCGTGACGGTCGACGGTGTCGCGCCGGTGGACGAACATCCGATACCCAATATCTTGCTCAAGGACCCGCGCGACTGGGAGCAAGTCAACCACGGCATGCAGATGGTGATGCACGATGCCCGCGGGATTGCCCGAGCAGCGGCGGCGGGGGCGCAATACCGTATTGCCGGCAAGAGCGGTACCGCGCAAGTGGTAGCGATCAAGCAGGGCGAGCGTTACAACCGTGCGAAAACCCTGGAGCGAAACCGCGACAATGCCTTGTTCGTCGGTTTCGCTCCGGCCGAACACCCGAAAATTGTCATCTCGGTGATGATCGAAAACGGCGAAGCCGGGGGCCGCGTCGCCGGTCCCGTTGTACGGCAGATCATGGACGCCTGGCTGCTCGATCAGGACGGTCACCTGAAACCGCAGTACGCTGCACCAGGCAAAGCGTCGGGTGACCCTCACGCCTAG
- a CDS encoding sigma-54-dependent Fis family transcriptional regulator, protein MTLIKTNLPKLHREARLAREKLHLEGEVPDGVLRAEIDASWRRSLSHGVHFNAKHELALESSASVDVLLASNRLLIDAALPAIDYLAERQGKEGLIILANSDATILAVEGRADRLKGSGLQDITLGACWSEAVRGTNALGTALVEARPTLIDCGEHYLDRLSDFSCTSVPIHCPQGDILGVLDLTREGPLGRAHDSTALLAMAVSQIESRVFNASYPDEIVLAFHSRRQYLESPWQGLLAVSLGGRILAVSAQACQLLHAERSALVGRRCEEFLGVDGLQLLTRLHQGGAGSLQTAKGEFFYKTLRAPQRSVNANSQARNVAKTAKTQPDLESLAGSNTRYARALRMARQGLANALPVLLLGETGTGKEVIARALHMAGSRCDKPFVAVNCAAIPEGLIESELFGYREGAFTGSRRGGMIGRLQQAHGGTLFLDEIGDMPLALQARLLRVLQDRKVAPLGAGEEQDIDVALICATHRDLKRLVEEKHFREDLFYRVNGINVILPALREREDFGALISRLLSSLDAPTVVLHDDLDRLLAAYHWPGNIRQLEMVLRTALAMREPGEAVLTIDHLPDSMLDELSVSERPHSGSIRENELEMIRQSLDTHQGNVSAAADALGISRATLYRKLKQLRS, encoded by the coding sequence ATGACGCTAATAAAAACAAACCTACCCAAACTGCATCGCGAAGCCCGGTTGGCCCGGGAGAAACTTCACCTGGAAGGCGAAGTGCCTGACGGTGTCCTGCGCGCCGAAATCGATGCCTCATGGCGTCGTAGCCTCAGCCATGGCGTGCATTTCAATGCCAAGCATGAGCTTGCGCTGGAATCGAGTGCGAGCGTCGACGTACTGCTCGCGAGCAATCGCTTGTTGATCGACGCCGCGTTGCCCGCCATCGATTACCTGGCCGAGCGCCAGGGCAAGGAAGGGTTGATCATATTGGCTAACTCCGATGCCACGATTCTTGCGGTTGAAGGGCGCGCCGATCGTCTCAAGGGCAGTGGCCTGCAAGACATCACCCTCGGCGCTTGCTGGAGCGAGGCAGTACGCGGCACCAACGCTCTGGGCACCGCGCTGGTCGAAGCCCGACCAACCTTGATCGATTGTGGCGAACACTATCTGGATCGCCTGAGCGATTTTTCCTGTACCTCTGTACCGATCCATTGCCCCCAGGGCGATATCCTCGGCGTCCTCGACCTGACCCGCGAAGGACCATTGGGTCGTGCCCATGACAGTACCGCGCTCTTGGCCATGGCCGTCAGTCAGATCGAGAGTCGGGTGTTCAACGCCAGCTATCCCGATGAGATCGTCCTCGCTTTTCACAGTCGTCGTCAGTATCTCGAGTCTCCATGGCAAGGCCTGCTGGCAGTGAGCCTCGGCGGGCGGATTCTGGCGGTCAGTGCCCAGGCATGTCAGTTGCTCCATGCCGAGCGCTCGGCTCTGGTGGGCCGGCGCTGCGAAGAGTTTCTCGGTGTCGATGGCCTACAGTTACTGACCCGTTTGCATCAGGGCGGCGCTGGCAGCTTGCAAACCGCCAAAGGCGAGTTTTTCTACAAGACACTGCGTGCGCCACAGCGCTCGGTCAACGCCAACAGTCAGGCGCGCAACGTTGCGAAAACCGCGAAAACGCAACCAGATCTCGAATCGCTCGCCGGAAGTAATACCCGTTATGCCCGGGCTTTGCGCATGGCTCGCCAAGGCTTGGCCAACGCGCTTCCGGTGTTGCTGCTGGGTGAAACCGGCACCGGCAAAGAAGTCATCGCCCGCGCCCTGCACATGGCCGGCAGCCGTTGCGATAAACCCTTCGTCGCGGTGAACTGCGCAGCCATTCCCGAAGGCCTGATTGAGTCTGAACTGTTCGGCTACCGTGAAGGCGCGTTCACCGGCTCACGCCGTGGCGGCATGATCGGGCGCTTGCAACAGGCCCATGGTGGCACCTTGTTTCTCGATGAAATAGGCGACATGCCGCTGGCCTTGCAAGCTCGCCTGCTACGCGTTCTTCAGGATCGCAAAGTCGCGCCGCTGGGCGCCGGTGAAGAGCAGGACATCGACGTCGCGCTGATCTGCGCCACCCACCGTGACCTCAAGCGTCTGGTAGAGGAAAAACACTTTCGCGAAGACCTGTTCTACCGGGTCAACGGCATCAACGTGATACTTCCGGCGTTGCGCGAACGTGAGGATTTTGGCGCGCTGATCAGTCGCCTGCTCAGTAGTCTCGACGCGCCAACCGTAGTCCTGCACGACGACCTTGACCGTTTACTCGCCGCTTATCATTGGCCCGGTAATATCCGTCAGCTTGAGATGGTTTTGCGTACGGCGCTGGCCATGCGCGAGCCGGGGGAGGCTGTTCTGACCATCGACCATTTGCCCGACAGCATGCTTGACGAGTTGTCCGTCAGCGAACGGCCGCACTCCGGCAGCATTCGTGAAAATGAACTGGAAATGATTCGCCAGTCCCTCGACACGCATCAGGGCAATGTATCGGCCGCCGCAGACGCCTTGGGCATCAGCCGCGCGACGCTGTATCGCAAGCTTAAACAGTTGCGCTCATGA
- a CDS encoding ABC transporter ATP-binding protein — protein sequence MQRLIVRLIDSQNPEALQAALHWLYSFVRPHRLAIAGLLGLSVCASALVLVQPWLTKLLIDDGLLARNFPMLVLIAGLMIVAGLLGTALSGINRYLHTRLSGRMLFALRDDLYRHLQTLSPSFYGQRRIGDLMSRLDGDVAEIQRFAVDSLFSAVSSVIGLVVAVAMLLTLSWKLSLLALVLIPLDVLWLRWMRRKVERDVRQLRERSADMSSFMVETLPVMKFIQSAGQQQREARRLETLGQGYMSQLLRLQVTEFFTQAVPGTLTSLSRACAFLIGGYWVVQGTWQLGALIAFSTYLGMAVGPVQSLLGLYVAIQRMTVSLGRVMELRGEQPTVLTPDAPRPIPASGDLWFDNVHFAHPGRQSTLRGIEARIPYGLKVALSGGSGVGKSTLIDLLQRHHDPQSGRVLLDDVDLRELDLFQLRQRIAIVSQDIVLFRGSLADNLAYAVPDASRESIAEVARLAQLDSLIASLPEGLDSPLGERGQQLSGGQKQRIAIARALLQDPLILVLDEATSAVDETTEREVIEAIDRLFAGRTRILISHRPSTLADADLRFELLDGVLTSKTVLHEA from the coding sequence ATGCAGCGCCTGATCGTTCGGCTGATCGACAGCCAGAACCCCGAGGCCCTGCAAGCGGCGTTGCATTGGCTCTACAGTTTTGTCCGGCCCCATCGTCTGGCAATTGCCGGACTGCTGGGATTATCGGTTTGTGCTTCGGCGCTGGTGCTGGTGCAGCCATGGCTGACCAAGCTGTTGATCGATGACGGTCTGCTGGCACGCAACTTTCCGATGCTGGTTTTGATTGCCGGGTTGATGATTGTCGCCGGACTGCTGGGGACGGCGCTTTCGGGGATCAATCGCTACCTGCACACACGGCTGTCCGGGCGCATGCTGTTTGCGTTGCGCGATGATCTGTACCGGCATTTGCAGACCCTGTCGCCGAGCTTTTACGGCCAGCGGCGCATTGGCGACCTGATGTCGCGGCTCGATGGCGACGTCGCGGAGATTCAGCGCTTTGCCGTGGACTCTCTGTTTTCGGCGGTGTCCAGTGTGATCGGTCTGGTCGTAGCGGTGGCGATGCTGCTGACGTTGTCCTGGAAGTTGTCGCTGTTGGCACTGGTGTTGATTCCCCTCGATGTACTCTGGCTGCGCTGGATGCGACGCAAGGTCGAGCGCGATGTGCGGCAATTGCGCGAGCGCTCGGCGGACATGTCCTCGTTCATGGTCGAGACACTGCCGGTGATGAAATTCATTCAGTCTGCTGGCCAGCAACAGCGGGAAGCGCGGCGCCTTGAGACGCTAGGGCAGGGCTACATGAGCCAGTTGCTGCGCCTGCAGGTCACCGAATTTTTCACACAGGCCGTACCGGGCACCCTGACGTCGTTGTCGCGCGCCTGTGCATTTTTGATTGGCGGCTATTGGGTCGTGCAGGGCACTTGGCAGTTGGGTGCGTTGATCGCGTTTTCCACTTACCTGGGCATGGCCGTTGGGCCGGTTCAGAGTTTGCTCGGGCTCTACGTGGCCATTCAGCGGATGACCGTCAGCCTCGGCCGGGTCATGGAGTTGCGCGGTGAGCAACCGACAGTACTGACACCCGATGCACCCCGGCCAATACCGGCCTCTGGCGATCTCTGGTTCGACAACGTGCACTTCGCCCATCCGGGCCGGCAGTCGACGTTGCGCGGCATCGAAGCGCGAATTCCCTACGGTTTGAAAGTCGCCTTGAGCGGCGGCTCGGGTGTCGGCAAATCAACCCTGATCGATCTGCTGCAACGGCACCACGATCCGCAGTCCGGGCGAGTGCTTCTGGATGACGTCGACTTGCGTGAATTGGACTTGTTCCAACTGCGTCAGCGTATCGCCATCGTCAGTCAAGACATCGTGCTGTTTCGCGGCAGCCTCGCCGACAATCTGGCTTATGCCGTGCCGGACGCCAGTCGTGAATCGATAGCCGAAGTCGCGCGACTGGCTCAGCTGGACAGCCTGATCGCGTCCCTGCCTGAAGGGCTCGACAGCCCGTTGGGGGAGCGTGGTCAGCAGCTGTCCGGCGGGCAAAAACAGCGCATCGCGATTGCCCGGGCATTGTTGCAGGACCCTTTGATTCTGGTCCTCGACGAAGCCACCTCGGCGGTGGATGAAACCACCGAGCGCGAAGTCATCGAAGCCATCGACCGTTTGTTTGCCGGGCGTACGCGGATCCTGATCAGCCATCGTCCCTCGACACTGGCCGACGCCGATTTGCGCTTTGAATTGCTCGATGGCGTACTCACCTCGAAAACGGTGCTGCATGAAGCCTGA